One Streptomyces lincolnensis genomic region harbors:
- a CDS encoding L,D-transpeptidase: MTVGKRRRGLTVASALLGGVLVLSACSGGGDDASGDGGKDSSQSKVDEAAAKKSSEAQITITPKDGSDNASINNSAAVTVKKGTLTDVTMTTSAGTEVSGQISADKLSWKPSAQLERSTTYKLTAEAKDSEGRVAHENASFTTVSPSNSFIGTFTPDDGTTVGVGMPVSINFDKAITNKAAVQKGITVSTTSGQEVVCHWFNANRMDCRPDKYWTENSTVTLKLALDGVEGAEGVYGVQQKTVTFKIGRNQVSYVDAKSKQMKITHNGETIKTIPISAGSPENKTYEGIMVMSEKFKETRMNGATVGFTDDDGKGEYDIKDVPHAIRLTNSGTFVHGNYWGAKSIFGSVNTSHGCVGLSDTKGANDKGTAGYWFYNNSILGDVVVVQNTGDKTVAPDNGLNGWNLSWADWKAGSAL, from the coding sequence ATGACGGTCGGTAAGCGGCGCAGGGGCCTGACGGTCGCGTCCGCTCTGCTCGGCGGGGTGCTGGTGCTCTCCGCGTGTTCGGGTGGCGGCGACGACGCCTCCGGCGACGGCGGCAAGGACAGCTCCCAGTCGAAGGTCGACGAGGCGGCGGCCAAGAAGAGCTCCGAGGCCCAGATCACGATCACGCCCAAGGACGGCTCCGACAACGCCTCCATCAACAACTCCGCCGCCGTCACGGTGAAGAAGGGCACGCTCACCGACGTCACGATGACGACGTCCGCGGGCACCGAGGTCAGCGGCCAGATATCCGCGGACAAGCTGAGCTGGAAGCCCAGCGCCCAGCTGGAGCGGTCGACCACCTACAAGCTGACGGCGGAGGCGAAGGACTCCGAGGGCCGCGTGGCCCACGAGAACGCCTCCTTCACCACGGTCTCCCCGTCCAACAGCTTCATCGGCACGTTCACGCCGGACGACGGCACCACCGTCGGCGTCGGCATGCCGGTCTCGATCAACTTCGACAAGGCGATCACCAACAAGGCGGCCGTCCAGAAGGGCATCACCGTCTCCACGACCAGCGGCCAGGAAGTCGTCTGCCACTGGTTCAACGCCAACCGCATGGACTGCCGTCCCGACAAGTACTGGACGGAGAACTCCACCGTCACCCTGAAGCTCGCGCTCGACGGCGTCGAGGGTGCCGAGGGCGTCTACGGCGTCCAGCAGAAGACGGTCACCTTCAAGATCGGCCGCAACCAGGTCTCGTACGTCGACGCGAAGTCCAAGCAGATGAAGATCACGCACAACGGCGAGACGATCAAGACCATCCCGATCTCCGCCGGCTCGCCGGAGAACAAGACGTACGAGGGCATCATGGTGATGTCGGAGAAGTTCAAGGAGACGCGCATGAACGGCGCGACCGTGGGCTTCACCGACGACGACGGCAAGGGCGAGTACGACATCAAGGACGTGCCGCACGCCATCCGCCTCACCAACTCCGGCACCTTCGTGCACGGCAACTACTGGGGCGCGAAGTCCATCTTCGGCAGCGTGAACACCAGCCACGGCTGCGTGGGCCTGTCCGACACCAAGGGTGCCAACGACAAGGGCACGGCGGGCTACTGGTTCTACAACAACTCGATCCTCGGTGACGTCGTGGTCGTCCAGAACACCGGCGACAAGACGGTCGCCCCGGACAACGGCCTCAACGGCTGGAACCTGAGCTGGGCGGACTGGAAGGCCGGCTCGGCCCTCTGA